In Nitrospirota bacterium, one genomic interval encodes:
- a CDS encoding metallophosphoesterase, which produces MRLFLIVFFVVYGGLHLYAFSKVRAAAVLNVFGAAALALFMLVMTAAPVIIRVSENHGYETFARIMAHVGYTWMGVLFLFCSVSAAIDLYRLVIHAEELIMRKNLSLLIPSARVALVVPLSLSLLIALYGYFEAKDIRAERLVITTPKLPPGVEKLTIVQISDVHLGLVVREERLKKILALVKEADPDIFVSTGDLVDGQLARLNGLAEMIGAVTPRYGKFAILGNHEYYAGLDQAIAFTERAGFTLLRGEAAAGVITVAGVDDSAGKAFSGYRPVSESGLLAGLPRDRFTLFLKHRPVLDKESRGLFDLQLSGHVHKGQIFPFSILTYLYYPVHSGYSPLPGGSRLYVSRGSGTWGPPIRFLAPPEVTIIELVSGSGTERGKKGAVPP; this is translated from the coding sequence ATGAGACTCTTCCTCATCGTCTTCTTCGTCGTTTACGGGGGGCTCCATCTCTATGCCTTCTCCAAGGTGAGGGCCGCCGCTGTCCTGAATGTGTTCGGCGCCGCTGCCCTTGCACTCTTCATGCTGGTCATGACCGCTGCCCCGGTCATCATCCGTGTCTCGGAAAACCATGGATACGAGACCTTCGCGCGCATAATGGCACATGTCGGCTATACCTGGATGGGGGTGCTCTTCCTCTTCTGTTCGGTATCGGCGGCGATCGATCTCTACCGGCTGGTCATCCATGCGGAAGAGCTCATCATGAGGAAGAACCTCTCGCTGCTCATCCCTTCGGCAAGGGTCGCGCTCGTCGTGCCGCTGTCGCTCTCGCTGCTGATCGCCCTTTACGGTTATTTCGAAGCGAAAGATATCCGCGCCGAGCGTCTGGTCATTACCACCCCAAAGCTCCCCCCGGGAGTCGAAAAGCTCACCATTGTCCAGATTTCTGATGTCCACCTCGGGCTTGTCGTCAGGGAGGAGCGGCTGAAAAAAATACTCGCCCTCGTGAAAGAGGCAGACCCCGACATCTTCGTATCGACCGGGGACCTCGTGGACGGCCAACTCGCGCGGCTCAACGGTCTCGCTGAGATGATCGGCGCGGTTACGCCCCGGTACGGCAAGTTCGCCATCCTCGGGAACCACGAGTATTACGCAGGTCTCGACCAGGCGATCGCTTTTACCGAGCGGGCGGGATTCACCCTGCTGAGAGGAGAGGCGGCAGCAGGGGTTATCACTGTTGCAGGAGTGGACGACAGCGCAGGGAAGGCGTTCAGCGGATACCGTCCCGTTTCGGAGAGCGGCCTCCTGGCCGGGCTCCCCCGGGACAGGTTCACCCTCTTTCTCAAACACCGGCCCGTCCTGGACAAAGAGAGCAGAGGGCTGTTCGACCTGCAGCTCTCGGGCCACGTCCATAAGGGGCAGATATTTCCTTTCAGTATCCTGACCTATTTGTACTACCCGGTCCATAGCGGCTATTCTCCGCTGCCGGGCGGCTCCCGCCTCTATGTGAGCAGGGGATCGGGCACCTGGGGCCCGCCGATACGGTTCCTTGCGCCGCCGGAGGTGACGATCATCGAGCTGGTATCAGGAAGCGGCACGGAAAGGGGAAAAAAAGGGGCTGTTCCGCCCTGA
- the murA gene encoding UDP-N-acetylglucosamine 1-carboxyvinyltransferase, whose product MDKLIIRGGKPLKGEVAISGAKNAALPIITAAILAKGTNSISRVPDLRDVATLGKLLSHMGAGYEYKKGVATLDTAKLTKFEAPYELVKTMRASVLVLGPLLARYGRAKVSLPGGCAIGARPINLHLMALEKMGAKIRLEEGYVIAKASRLKGASIYFDTVTVTGTENIMMAAVLAKGTTILENAAREPEVTDLANCLISMGARIKGAGDSIIEIEGVSELRPISNYEVIPDRIETGTFMAIAGACGGDILLKNCRAEHLDAVVMKLKDTGLAFKETKRGVRVIGPERPIAQDVTTIPYPGFPTDMQAQFMALMSIAKGTSVIKETIFENRFMHVAELLRMGADIAIDGGTATIRGVEGLKGAPVMATDLRASASLIVAALCARGESTIHRIYHLDRGYERMDEKLKKIGAEVERVTS is encoded by the coding sequence ATGGACAAACTGATTATACGGGGGGGGAAACCCCTGAAGGGCGAGGTCGCGATCAGCGGGGCGAAGAACGCGGCCCTGCCGATCATCACGGCGGCGATCCTCGCAAAGGGAACGAACAGCATCTCCCGCGTCCCCGACCTGCGGGATGTCGCCACGCTCGGGAAGCTCCTCTCCCACATGGGCGCCGGCTATGAGTACAAGAAGGGCGTCGCGACCCTCGATACCGCGAAGCTGACCAAGTTCGAAGCGCCGTACGAGCTGGTGAAGACGATGCGCGCGTCGGTGCTCGTCCTCGGGCCGCTCCTGGCCCGGTACGGCAGGGCAAAGGTCTCGCTCCCCGGCGGCTGCGCCATAGGCGCCCGCCCCATCAATCTTCACCTCATGGCGCTCGAAAAGATGGGGGCGAAGATCCGGCTCGAGGAGGGATACGTCATCGCCAAGGCGAGCCGCCTCAAGGGCGCCTCGATCTACTTCGATACCGTAACGGTCACCGGCACGGAAAATATCATGATGGCCGCGGTGCTCGCGAAGGGGACCACAATCCTCGAGAACGCCGCCCGCGAGCCCGAAGTGACCGACCTCGCGAACTGCCTCATCTCGATGGGCGCCAGGATCAAGGGCGCCGGCGACAGCATCATCGAGATCGAGGGCGTATCCGAGCTGAGGCCGATCAGCAATTACGAGGTCATTCCCGACCGCATAGAGACCGGGACCTTCATGGCGATTGCCGGGGCCTGCGGGGGCGATATCCTCCTCAAGAACTGCCGGGCCGAACACCTCGATGCGGTGGTCATGAAGCTGAAAGATACCGGGCTGGCGTTCAAGGAGACGAAGCGGGGAGTGAGGGTGATCGGCCCTGAGCGCCCCATTGCCCAGGACGTCACGACCATTCCCTACCCGGGATTCCCCACCGATATGCAGGCCCAGTTCATGGCGCTGATGTCCATAGCGAAGGGCACGAGCGTTATCAAGGAGACCATCTTCGAAAACCGCTTCATGCATGTGGCGGAGCTCCTGAGGATGGGGGCCGATATCGCCATCGACGGCGGCACGGCGACCATAAGGGGAGTGGAGGGACTCAAAGGCGCGCCGGTCATGGCGACCGACCTGAGGGCGTCGGCGTCGCTCATCGTCGCCGCGCTCTGCGCGCGGGGCGAGAGCACTATCCATCGTATCTACCACCTCGACAGGGGCTATGAGCGGATGGACGAGAAACTGAAGAAGATCGGCGCCGAGGTCGAGCGGGTCACTTCCTGA
- a CDS encoding (2Fe-2S)-binding protein, which translates to MISLVVNGTKHTVDVDPETPLLWVLREHLGLTGTKYGCGIARCGACTVHIDGKPERSCRIPVKEATGKKITTIEGISESHPVVRAWINDDVPQCGYCQSGQVMAAVALLEANPRPTNSDIDTAMSGILCRCGTYQRIRRAIHQAAKASKGAPKAMARARAEAKRGKR; encoded by the coding sequence ATGATCTCTCTCGTGGTGAACGGGACGAAGCACACGGTGGACGTTGATCCCGAAACGCCGCTGCTCTGGGTACTCAGGGAGCACCTGGGGCTTACCGGGACCAAATACGGCTGCGGGATCGCCCGGTGCGGCGCCTGTACGGTCCATATCGACGGCAAGCCCGAACGGTCATGCCGGATACCGGTCAAAGAGGCTACCGGGAAAAAGATCACCACCATCGAAGGCATTTCCGAGTCGCACCCGGTGGTCAGGGCATGGATCAACGACGATGTCCCTCAATGCGGCTACTGCCAGTCCGGGCAGGTGATGGCCGCCGTGGCCCTGCTCGAAGCGAATCCCCGGCCCACCAACAGCGATATCGACACCGCCATGTCGGGCATACTCTGCCGCTGCGGGACCTACCAGCGGATCCGCCGCGCCATACACCAGGCTGCAAAGGCTTCGAAGGGGGCGCCAAAAGCGATGGCCCGCGCCAGAGCCGAGGCTAAGAGAGGTAAGCGATGA
- a CDS encoding xanthine dehydrogenase family protein molybdopterin-binding subunit — MSDTVTISRRDFLRIGAAVGGGLLLGFSLPSRTEAGAAASSGKTFVPNAFIRIGSDETVTIIVNHSEMGQGVYTSLPMLVAEELECDWKKVRIEPAPVDPAYNHTAFGIQMTGGSTSIWSEWDRLRTAGAVARTMLIAAAARMWKVSPASCRARRGFVVHAPTGRRFSYGTLAEPAAGMTPPQKAALKDPKNFRLIGRPAKRLDTPDKAAGRAVFGIDVTIPGMLTAVIARPPVFGGTVKSLDSEKAKAVRGVKEVVQIPSGVAVVAADFWSALQGRDALAIAWNEGSGAGVSTEALRAEYAETAKTPGLAAKKEGDPEQALAKAATVLRAEYEVPYLAHAPMETLNCVVDLRDDRCELWTGTQFQTADRDAAARIAGLKPEQVMLHTTLLGGGFGRRATPSSDFVSEAVHVAKAVKKPVKVVWTREDDIKGGYYRPLWYDRIAAGIDKKGALVAWHHTIVGQSIAAGTPFEQGMVKNGIDGTSVEGAHDMPYPVPAILVDLHSPRLGVPVLWWRSVGHSHTGFVVESFIDEAAHAAGKDPFEFRRALLGKHPRLKGVLELAAQKAGWGAPLPKGRGLGIAAVESFGSFIAQVAEASVSPAGEIRVHRVVCAVDCGRTVNPDTIEAQMESAIVFGLSAALHGAITLKDGRVEQSNFHDYPLLRMDEMPKVVVHIVRSKEKPGGIGEPGVPPIAPAVANAVFAATGARVRRLPMRPEVVKAAMKQT, encoded by the coding sequence ATGAGCGATACCGTTACCATAAGCCGGCGCGACTTTCTCAGGATCGGGGCCGCTGTCGGCGGCGGGCTGCTCCTCGGCTTCTCGCTCCCCTCCCGCACCGAGGCCGGCGCAGCAGCATCTTCCGGGAAGACTTTTGTACCGAACGCCTTTATCCGCATCGGCAGCGATGAGACGGTGACCATTATCGTCAACCACTCCGAAATGGGACAGGGGGTGTACACCTCTCTGCCGATGCTGGTGGCAGAGGAGCTGGAGTGCGACTGGAAAAAGGTCCGCATCGAGCCCGCACCCGTGGACCCTGCTTACAACCATACCGCCTTCGGCATCCAGATGACCGGGGGGAGCACGAGTATCTGGAGCGAGTGGGACCGGCTGCGCACCGCAGGGGCCGTGGCGCGGACCATGCTCATTGCCGCCGCAGCCCGGATGTGGAAGGTCTCTCCCGCCAGCTGCCGTGCGCGGAGGGGCTTTGTCGTCCATGCGCCGACAGGCCGGAGATTCTCGTACGGGACGTTGGCTGAGCCGGCTGCAGGAATGACCCCGCCCCAGAAGGCAGCCCTGAAAGACCCGAAAAACTTCAGGCTCATCGGCAGGCCTGCCAAGCGTCTCGATACCCCGGACAAGGCTGCCGGCAGGGCGGTTTTCGGCATCGATGTAACAATCCCCGGGATGCTCACCGCCGTAATCGCCCGCCCCCCTGTCTTCGGCGGTACGGTAAAAAGTCTCGACAGCGAAAAAGCGAAAGCGGTACGCGGCGTAAAGGAGGTGGTGCAGATACCGTCGGGCGTAGCGGTAGTCGCGGCGGATTTCTGGTCCGCGCTCCAGGGGCGCGATGCCCTGGCTATCGCCTGGAACGAGGGCAGCGGAGCAGGCGTATCTACCGAAGCGCTGCGCGCAGAGTATGCCGAAACGGCAAAGACGCCGGGGTTGGCGGCAAAGAAGGAGGGCGACCCCGAACAGGCGCTCGCAAAGGCCGCCACGGTGCTGCGGGCCGAGTACGAAGTGCCGTATCTCGCCCATGCTCCCATGGAGACGCTGAACTGCGTCGTCGACCTGCGCGACGACCGCTGCGAGCTATGGACCGGCACCCAGTTCCAGACCGCAGACCGGGATGCCGCTGCGCGGATAGCGGGGCTCAAGCCCGAGCAGGTGATGCTCCATACTACGCTTCTGGGAGGCGGCTTCGGCAGGAGGGCGACGCCCAGCTCCGACTTCGTGAGCGAGGCGGTGCATGTCGCAAAGGCGGTGAAGAAGCCGGTCAAAGTGGTCTGGACGCGCGAGGACGATATCAAGGGCGGCTACTATCGTCCGTTGTGGTACGACAGGATTGCCGCAGGGATCGATAAAAAGGGAGCTCTCGTCGCCTGGCATCATACAATCGTGGGACAATCCATTGCAGCGGGAACGCCTTTCGAGCAGGGGATGGTCAAGAACGGCATAGACGGAACTTCCGTTGAAGGGGCCCATGACATGCCCTACCCGGTCCCCGCTATCCTCGTCGACCTGCACAGTCCCCGTCTCGGCGTGCCGGTGCTCTGGTGGCGCTCTGTCGGCCACTCCCATACGGGCTTCGTGGTCGAGAGCTTCATCGACGAGGCTGCCCACGCTGCAGGCAAAGACCCTTTCGAGTTCAGGAGGGCGCTGCTCGGCAAACACCCGCGGCTGAAAGGCGTTCTCGAGCTCGCGGCGCAGAAGGCGGGCTGGGGCGCGCCGCTGCCCAAGGGCCGCGGACTCGGCATTGCCGCTGTCGAATCGTTCGGCAGCTTCATCGCCCAGGTTGCCGAGGCCTCGGTCAGCCCGGCAGGGGAGATACGCGTGCACAGGGTCGTCTGCGCCGTCGACTGCGGCAGAACGGTGAATCCCGACACCATCGAGGCCCAGATGGAGTCTGCCATAGTTTTCGGGCTCTCGGCGGCTCTGCACGGCGCCATCACCCTGAAGGACGGACGGGTGGAGCAGAGCAACTTCCACGACTATCCGCTGCTGCGCATGGACGAGATGCCGAAGGTCGTCGTGCATATCGTGCGGAGCAAGGAAAAGCCGGGCGGCATCGGCGAGCCGGGAGTGCCCCCGATAGCGCCGGCGGTGGCAAACGCAGTCTTTGCCGCGACAGGAGCGCGGGTGCGCCGCCTGCCCATGAGGCCGGAGGTCGTTAAAGCGGCGATGAAACAAACATGA
- a CDS encoding XdhC/CoxI family protein: MDIYEEIVRLRRDDRPSALATIVECVGSSPQKQGAKMLVRDDGSIMGTLGGGCIEAEVIQAALMALADGSPRTVAFDLTEKSGGLVCGGTILVYIEPVIPEPHLVILGAGHVGKALSHLARFAGFRTTVVDDREEYANRERLPDAHAVVVSDFGTVFSQLLVDRSAFIVIATRGHLHDIDAVKASLGTEAGYIGLLGSKRKRALLFKTLDEAGFGPEQRDRVVIPVGLPIGSTTPEEIAVSIMAQIIQKRRETRREHAPAGGSRSSCSRLIHEDGTGEAAHAAARETDYPAVS; this comes from the coding sequence ATGGACATCTATGAAGAGATAGTGAGGCTCAGGCGGGACGACCGGCCTTCGGCCCTTGCGACCATCGTCGAGTGCGTCGGCTCGTCGCCGCAGAAGCAGGGCGCAAAGATGCTCGTCAGGGACGACGGCTCGATCATGGGCACCCTGGGCGGCGGCTGCATCGAGGCGGAAGTCATTCAGGCGGCATTGATGGCGCTGGCAGACGGCTCGCCGAGGACGGTCGCTTTCGATCTCACCGAGAAGAGCGGCGGTCTCGTCTGCGGCGGCACTATCCTCGTCTACATCGAGCCGGTCATTCCCGAACCGCACCTCGTCATTCTCGGGGCAGGGCATGTCGGCAAGGCGCTTTCCCACCTCGCGCGCTTTGCGGGCTTCAGGACTACGGTCGTCGACGACCGGGAAGAGTATGCGAACCGTGAGCGGCTCCCCGATGCGCATGCCGTCGTCGTCAGCGACTTCGGAACGGTATTTTCGCAGCTGCTCGTCGACCGCTCCGCCTTCATCGTGATCGCCACGCGCGGACATCTCCACGATATCGATGCGGTGAAGGCGTCGCTCGGGACCGAGGCAGGCTATATCGGGCTCCTCGGCAGCAAGCGGAAGCGGGCGCTCCTCTTCAAGACCCTCGACGAGGCGGGATTCGGGCCCGAACAGCGTGACCGTGTCGTTATTCCCGTCGGACTTCCCATCGGCTCGACGACGCCCGAGGAGATCGCCGTCAGCATCATGGCACAGATAATCCAGAAGAGAAGAGAGACCAGGAGGGAGCATGCACCGGCAGGTGGCAGCCGTTCTTCTTGCAGCAGGCTCATCCACGAGGATGGGACAGGCGAAGCAGCTCATGCCGCTGCAAGGGAAACCGATTATCCGGCGGTGTCTTGA
- a CDS encoding bifunctional (p)ppGpp synthetase/guanosine-3',5'-bis(diphosphate) 3'-pyrophosphohydrolase: MITFATVLQKIVAYNPKADVELLKKAYIFSREAHCSQKRVEGSPYINHPLAVADILADMKLDTATIAAGFLHDTVEDTGTSTEDIRDMFGTEIAFLVDALTKLAKVEFQTKEDAQAENFRKMLLAMSKDVRVILIKFADRLHNMRTLEHLPEMKQRRVAKETLEIYAPLANRLGMGWLRTEFEDLSFKILMPDLFADLQQKVKKRKEEQEKYITEIKKIILEKLDAAGIPAKIKGRAKHYYGIYQKMGKQKITFEQVHDVIGLRIITDTTGHCYDILGILHSLWPLVPGRFKDFISLPKSNMYQSLHTTVVGPGGDRVEFQIRTADMNEIAEEGIAAHWRYKEKDSIDKKNARFIAWLRELVKDISDAKEFLEAVKGEVVPDTVYVFTPKGDIKELPVDSTPIDFAYSIHTQVGHKCIGAKVNGKIVPLRYKLNSGDVVEVITSPAHGPSKDWLKFVVTQRAKSRIKQWIKTEERKKSIELGTKLLEDEMRRHGLPLATLKSEKMDEILKTMSLVSLEDLHVSIGYGKISAHQVVNKFGPEKAEEAAPPKVAKQHKDGRSVISITGIDNVMYHIAKCCFPVPGDKIAGFITKGKGVTIHRRECPNLERLASDHERLIEVEWSQNGDFTSLVKIYVESMDKPGILANLTALISAADMNINQLKATATHDKRALLEFTLEVKSRSQVTALVNKISQVDGILGVRR, encoded by the coding sequence ATGATTACCTTCGCTACGGTGCTGCAGAAGATCGTTGCCTACAACCCGAAAGCGGATGTCGAGCTCCTGAAAAAGGCGTACATCTTCTCCCGGGAGGCGCACTGCAGCCAGAAGAGGGTGGAGGGATCGCCGTACATAAACCATCCGCTCGCCGTGGCCGATATCCTCGCCGATATGAAGCTCGATACCGCGACGATCGCCGCCGGCTTTCTCCATGACACGGTCGAGGACACCGGGACCTCAACGGAGGACATCCGGGACATGTTCGGCACCGAGATAGCCTTCCTCGTCGATGCCCTTACGAAGCTCGCCAAGGTGGAGTTCCAGACCAAGGAGGACGCCCAGGCGGAGAACTTCAGGAAGATGCTCCTCGCCATGTCGAAAGACGTGCGGGTCATCCTGATCAAGTTCGCCGACCGGCTGCACAATATGCGGACCCTCGAGCACCTCCCCGAAATGAAGCAGCGCCGCGTCGCCAAGGAGACCCTCGAGATCTACGCCCCCCTCGCAAACCGGCTCGGCATGGGATGGCTGAGGACCGAGTTCGAGGACCTGAGCTTCAAGATCCTCATGCCCGATCTCTTTGCCGACCTCCAGCAGAAGGTGAAGAAGCGCAAGGAGGAGCAGGAGAAGTACATTACCGAGATCAAGAAGATCATCCTCGAGAAGCTCGACGCCGCGGGGATCCCGGCCAAGATCAAGGGAAGGGCGAAGCACTACTACGGCATCTACCAGAAGATGGGCAAGCAGAAGATCACCTTCGAGCAGGTGCACGACGTCATCGGCCTGCGAATCATTACGGATACGACCGGCCACTGCTACGACATCCTCGGCATCCTCCATTCCCTCTGGCCGCTGGTCCCCGGCAGGTTCAAGGACTTCATCAGCCTCCCCAAGTCGAACATGTACCAGTCGCTCCATACCACGGTGGTGGGGCCGGGCGGCGACCGTGTCGAGTTCCAGATACGGACAGCGGACATGAACGAAATCGCCGAAGAGGGCATCGCCGCCCATTGGCGGTATAAGGAAAAGGACAGCATCGACAAGAAGAACGCCCGGTTCATCGCATGGCTCAGGGAGCTGGTCAAGGACATCTCCGATGCGAAGGAGTTCCTCGAGGCGGTAAAGGGAGAGGTCGTCCCCGATACCGTTTACGTCTTTACTCCCAAAGGGGATATCAAGGAGCTCCCGGTCGATTCGACGCCCATCGACTTCGCCTACAGCATCCATACCCAGGTGGGGCATAAGTGCATCGGTGCGAAGGTCAACGGGAAGATCGTCCCGCTCAGGTATAAACTGAACAGCGGCGACGTCGTCGAGGTCATTACCTCGCCCGCGCACGGCCCGAGCAAGGACTGGCTGAAGTTCGTGGTCACGCAGCGGGCCAAGAGCAGGATCAAGCAGTGGATCAAGACCGAGGAGCGCAAAAAGAGCATCGAGCTGGGGACAAAGCTCCTGGAAGACGAGATGCGGCGCCACGGCCTGCCCCTGGCCACCCTGAAGTCGGAGAAGATGGACGAGATCCTGAAGACGATGAGCCTCGTCTCACTCGAGGACCTGCATGTCTCGATCGGGTACGGCAAGATCTCGGCCCATCAGGTGGTGAACAAGTTCGGGCCTGAAAAAGCGGAAGAGGCGGCGCCTCCCAAAGTGGCGAAACAGCACAAGGACGGCAGGAGCGTCATCAGCATCACCGGGATCGATAACGTGATGTACCATATCGCCAAGTGCTGTTTTCCGGTCCCCGGCGACAAGATCGCGGGATTCATCACCAAGGGCAAGGGCGTCACCATCCACCGCCGGGAATGCCCCAATCTCGAGCGGCTGGCATCCGACCACGAACGGCTGATAGAGGTGGAATGGAGCCAGAACGGCGACTTCACCTCATTGGTGAAGATCTATGTCGAGAGCATGGACAAGCCGGGCATACTCGCGAATCTCACCGCCCTCATATCGGCCGCCGATATGAACATCAACCAGCTGAAGGCGACGGCGACCCATGACAAGCGGGCGCTCCTCGAGTTCACCCTCGAGGTGAAGAGCCGCTCCCAGGTGACCGCGCTGGTCAATAAAATCTCCCAGGTGGACGGCATCCTCGGCGTACGGCGCTGA
- the mutL gene encoding DNA mismatch repair endonuclease MutL, which yields MVKYCMGTIAVLPEHLRNKIAAGEVVERPASVVKELVENAIDAGSTRISVDITRAGRGMIKVADNGAGMDREDALLAFERYATSKIRSEDDLFALATMGFRGEALSSIASVSRMRLVTGTRRSADGAGVCIESAGGELGAMRDCPASGATVEVKDLFFNTPARRKFLKSDTTERFHIIDTVTRAAIAHHAVGFILRMEGSEVLQLPAASSLRERLLQIFGKELLDSLAEAERLHEQVRVRAFVSAPAALKSNKSSQYLFVNRRPIKDQAVTSAVYRAYGEAIPKEKHPAFFLFLEVDPAVVDFNVHPAKREVRFENKSGIFNVVYQTVRAAIGIGQAGERIPMQREDCSNGTATGDIAGAGRPAYRQEPIEASPPASAQSVSEEPSFYVADAAPLPSFLYLGDTLVALAGREGLTVVDYHAAHERVNYERFLKRMAGHSLPLLFPRQVALQSGECRVVLEHRELLRELGLDLDDFGRNTIIVRSLPEVLRDADLDALIGDIAAALIEKEPGSLSGEKGEDIDPLDAVRKALAARLACHTSIRGKEAPDGARLARLLQDLDAADNPHTCPHGRPTRVVISSAELRRMFRK from the coding sequence ATGGTAAAATACTGCATGGGCACGATAGCCGTTCTTCCGGAGCATCTCCGCAATAAAATAGCTGCCGGCGAAGTCGTCGAGCGGCCTGCGTCGGTCGTCAAGGAGCTCGTCGAGAATGCGATCGATGCCGGCAGTACCAGGATCTCGGTCGATATCACGCGCGCCGGCAGAGGGATGATCAAGGTCGCCGACAACGGGGCGGGCATGGACCGCGAGGACGCGCTGCTCGCCTTCGAGCGGTACGCGACGAGCAAGATACGCTCCGAGGACGATCTCTTCGCCCTGGCCACGATGGGGTTCCGCGGCGAGGCGCTCTCGTCCATCGCCTCGGTCTCGCGGATGAGGCTGGTCACCGGGACCAGGAGGAGCGCGGACGGCGCCGGTGTCTGCATCGAAAGCGCCGGCGGAGAGCTCGGCGCGATGAGGGACTGTCCTGCATCAGGCGCCACGGTCGAGGTGAAGGACCTCTTCTTCAATACGCCTGCCCGCCGCAAATTTCTCAAATCGGACACCACGGAGCGTTTCCATATCATCGATACGGTGACCAGGGCGGCGATCGCGCACCACGCGGTCGGCTTTATCCTCCGCATGGAGGGTAGCGAGGTGCTGCAGCTTCCCGCCGCCTCGTCGCTGCGGGAGCGGCTCCTCCAGATATTCGGTAAAGAGCTCCTCGACAGTCTCGCCGAGGCGGAGCGCCTTCACGAGCAGGTGCGGGTGAGGGCCTTTGTCAGTGCTCCTGCCGCCCTGAAGAGCAATAAGAGCAGCCAGTATCTCTTCGTAAACCGGCGGCCGATCAAAGATCAGGCGGTCACCTCCGCCGTTTACCGGGCGTACGGCGAGGCGATCCCGAAAGAGAAGCATCCCGCGTTCTTCCTTTTTCTCGAGGTCGATCCCGCTGTCGTCGATTTCAATGTCCATCCGGCGAAGCGCGAGGTGCGCTTCGAGAACAAGAGCGGCATTTTCAACGTGGTGTATCAGACGGTGCGGGCGGCGATAGGGATAGGACAGGCCGGGGAGCGCATCCCGATGCAGAGGGAGGATTGCTCCAATGGTACTGCCACTGGTGATATCGCGGGCGCCGGCAGGCCGGCGTACCGCCAGGAGCCTATCGAGGCCTCTCCACCGGCCTCAGCTCAGTCGGTCTCCGAAGAGCCGTCGTTCTATGTTGCAGACGCTGCGCCGCTTCCTTCCTTCCTCTATCTCGGCGATACGCTTGTCGCTCTGGCAGGCAGGGAGGGACTCACGGTCGTCGATTACCATGCCGCCCATGAACGGGTCAACTATGAGCGCTTTCTCAAGAGGATGGCGGGCCATTCCCTGCCGCTGCTTTTTCCCCGGCAGGTAGCCCTCCAGAGCGGAGAGTGCCGCGTAGTGCTGGAGCACCGGGAGCTGCTCCGGGAGCTCGGGCTCGACCTCGACGACTTCGGCCGCAACACGATCATTGTGCGGAGCCTGCCGGAAGTGCTCAGGGACGCGGATTTGGACGCTTTGATCGGAGATATCGCTGCGGCATTGATCGAGAAGGAGCCCGGCTCTCTCTCCGGAGAAAAGGGTGAGGATATCGATCCTCTCGACGCGGTGCGGAAGGCGCTCGCCGCCCGGTTAGCCTGCCACACCTCGATCAGGGGCAAGGAGGCGCCCGACGGCGCACGGCTTGCGCGCTTGCTGCAAGACCTCGATGCCGCGGATAACCCGCATACCTGTCCCCATGGACGGCCCACGAGGGTCGTCATTTCTTCGGCCGAGCTGAGAAGGATGTTCAGGAAGTGA
- a CDS encoding nucleotidyltransferase family protein, with product MGQAKQLMPLQGKPIIRRCLDTLREAGLESIVVVLGARSGEIAGVLGGLPVTIVLNEQPGSDMAGSVRAGLAAVSDQCSGVLLSLADHPLVSPATIRTLVARHGEHPGSIIIPVHEERRGHPALFPYHALKEIYTEMTLRDIIRKAPGRVHCVAVQDPGVILDMDTREDYERICALAREAAR from the coding sequence ATGGGACAGGCGAAGCAGCTCATGCCGCTGCAAGGGAAACCGATTATCCGGCGGTGTCTTGATACGCTCCGCGAAGCAGGACTCGAGAGCATCGTCGTCGTGCTCGGCGCGAGGAGCGGGGAGATCGCCGGGGTACTCGGCGGCCTTCCGGTGACCATAGTACTCAATGAGCAGCCCGGGAGCGACATGGCCGGCTCGGTCCGCGCAGGCCTCGCCGCGGTAAGCGATCAGTGCTCGGGAGTGCTCTTGTCGCTGGCGGACCATCCTCTCGTCTCCCCCGCAACCATCCGAACGCTCGTGGCGCGGCATGGCGAACACCCCGGTTCCATCATCATTCCCGTTCATGAAGAGAGGAGAGGCCACCCGGCGCTCTTTCCGTATCACGCGCTGAAAGAGATATATACAGAGATGACCTTGAGAGATATCATTCGTAAGGCCCCCGGAAGAGTGCACTGCGTTGCCGTTCAGGACCCCGGCGTCATCCTCGATATGGACACGAGGGAGGACTATGAGCGGATATGCGCCCTTGCGCGCGAGGCAGCGCGATGA